The following proteins are encoded in a genomic region of Candidatus Kryptoniota bacterium:
- a CDS encoding ATP-binding protein translates to MSRLFEGLDEGMVVTNRYGEIVVMNRASEKIFGVNRGVNLHKNSSILLQGLCNADSHQPIVPQDLPFNQTISAEHPVPSREFLLKRADGKELYIQISTSPIYGEDNTLTGTIGVLIDVTKRKEMEQTLTQRNLQLSAINRIAMLLNRTIDFKEVLEYSVRQTMDIFTGDAGAILLPDKSGRRIYVAASANLGEEFLSEVHGSEIGSTVFGSALRSDAVRSLNRSDGFNGMPNSLKKSSFSSVVVFPLKAKGNAVGVGALFSETERVLEESQREIMESIGTVIGAAIENSRLHEETIQKTRLLESKNHELQQFTYAITHDLKSPILVIEGFARELKRSGHLEVEQEVLIEAIMASSGRLHSLVNDLLDLARVGSVEVVLEEADLAELVNRVLSDLSIRLSEKKIKVSIEGTFPKLYVVTRYIERVFTNLIDNAIKYMGDRPDPRLTVGAQDKSDHYLFYVRDNGIGIPQEFHERIFAIFQRVKTGETEKVEGSGLGLSFVKKIVELSGGTVWVESAGKGTGSTFFFTLPKQ, encoded by the coding sequence TTGTCGCGACTGTTTGAAGGGCTTGACGAAGGCATGGTCGTGACAAATCGATACGGGGAAATTGTAGTAATGAATAGGGCTTCGGAGAAGATCTTCGGAGTCAACAGGGGCGTTAATCTTCACAAGAATTCATCGATCCTGCTCCAGGGTCTATGCAATGCGGACTCACACCAGCCGATTGTCCCGCAAGACCTTCCATTTAATCAAACTATTTCTGCGGAGCACCCGGTACCTTCAAGGGAGTTTCTTCTGAAAAGAGCCGACGGCAAAGAACTTTATATCCAGATATCAACCTCGCCCATATACGGCGAGGACAACACGCTTACGGGTACAATCGGCGTCCTGATCGACGTCACCAAACGGAAGGAGATGGAACAGACTCTTACTCAGAGGAACCTCCAGCTCAGTGCGATTAACCGGATTGCAATGCTGCTTAACAGGACGATCGATTTCAAGGAAGTGCTTGAGTATTCTGTCAGACAGACGATGGATATTTTCACGGGCGACGCCGGCGCTATCCTACTCCCGGACAAAAGCGGCAGAAGAATATATGTTGCGGCGAGCGCGAATCTTGGCGAAGAATTCCTTTCTGAAGTCCATGGCTCTGAAATCGGCTCTACTGTTTTCGGGAGTGCTTTGAGATCCGATGCGGTCCGCTCGCTTAACCGGAGCGACGGTTTCAATGGCATGCCAAATTCCCTGAAGAAATCAAGTTTCTCTTCGGTGGTTGTCTTTCCGCTTAAGGCCAAGGGAAACGCGGTAGGAGTCGGTGCGCTCTTCAGTGAAACCGAACGCGTGCTCGAGGAATCGCAGCGAGAGATTATGGAAAGCATCGGGACGGTGATAGGTGCCGCAATCGAGAATTCCAGACTCCATGAAGAGACGATCCAGAAGACCCGGCTCCTTGAAAGCAAGAACCACGAGCTGCAGCAATTCACTTATGCGATCACTCACGACCTTAAATCGCCCATTCTCGTGATAGAAGGTTTCGCGCGGGAATTGAAGCGGAGCGGTCATCTGGAAGTGGAGCAGGAAGTCCTCATTGAAGCCATCATGGCTTCTTCCGGCCGGCTCCATTCTCTTGTCAATGATCTGCTCGACCTGGCTCGCGTCGGGAGTGTCGAAGTTGTACTTGAAGAGGCCGATCTCGCCGAGCTGGTCAACAGGGTCCTTTCTGATTTATCCATCCGGCTTTCTGAAAAGAAGATTAAGGTCTCCATCGAAGGAACATTCCCGAAACTCTATGTCGTCACGCGATATATCGAAAGAGTCTTTACGAATCTCATAGACAACGCAATCAAGTACATGGGCGACCGGCCTGATCCGCGTCTGACCGTCGGCGCTCAGGACAAAAGCGATCATTACCTCTTTTATGTCAGGGACAACGGCATCGGCATTCCGCAGGAATTCCATGAGCGTATATTCGCGATTTTCCAGAGGGTCAAAACGGGAGAAACCGAAAAAGTGGAAGGCAGCGGACTCGGACTCTCTTTCGTGAAGAAGATCGTCGAACTTAGCGGCGGAACCGTCTGGGTCGAGTCCGCCGGAAAAGGAACCGGCTCAACTTTCTTCTTCACTCTCCCCAAACAATGA